A single Rhopalosiphum padi isolate XX-2018 chromosome 4, ASM2088224v1, whole genome shotgun sequence DNA region contains:
- the LOC132928502 gene encoding CTP synthase 2: MKYILVTGGVMSGVGKGIIASSIGTLLKSCGVHVTSIKIDPYLNIDAGTFSPYEHGEVYVLDDGGEVDLDLGNYERFLDVTLHSQNNITTGKIYQEVINRERRGDYLGKTVQVIPHITDAIQEWVERVAKQPVSDDKVEPDVCVVELGGTIGDIESMPFVEAFRQFQFKVKKENFVCAHVSFILQPGATGDDKTKPTQSSVRELRGLGLTPDLIICRSTKPCSNVEQVKRKISTFCDVASRQVLFMHDLDSIYKVPLFMENQGALEFLQDRLNFPINMAYNRIFMKQWKKLSDKIDNSQKIIKIALVGKYTQLTDAYASVSRSLIHAAAHINHKVAITYVEAANLETETKLSNPVDYHEAWQKLCRSDGVIVPGGFGTRGVEGKIEACKWCRENRKPFLGICLGLQVAVIEFARNVLHLENADTTEIDSNTKYPLIIEMPEHCPENKGGTMRLGKRTTVFKKGNSSIIHKLYGGLEVIEERHRHRYEVNIDYVERLEKAGLKFVGTDTEKVRMEICELDDHPYYVATQFHPEYLTRPLKPSPPFLGLMLASSGKLKSYLNNECRFTPDESCSEDECNDISFKLQDLIVTQSNTNNKSE; encoded by the exons ATGAAATACATTTTGGTCACCGGCGGTGTCATGAGCGGCGTGGGCAAAGGCATCATCGCCTCGTCCATCGGCACGCTTCTGAAGTCCTGCGGCGTCCACGTGACGTCCATTAAGATCGATCCGTATCTGAACATAGACGCTGGGACATTCTCGCCTTACGAACACG gTGAAGTATATGTATTGGATGATGGTGGTGAAGTTGATTTAGATTTAGGCAACTATGAACGATTTCTAGATGTCACTTTACATAGCCAGAACAACATTACGACTGGCAAAATATATCAGGAAGTTATCAATCGGGAGAGGCGTGGTGATTACTTAGGAAAAACAGTCCAAG ttataccCCATATCACAGATGCAATACAAGAATGGGTTGAACGTGTGGCCAAACAACCAGTAAGCGATGATAAAGTAGAACCTGAt gtTTGTGTTGTTGAACTTGGTGGCACAATTGGTGATATAGAAAGTATGCCATTTGTTGAAGCTTTTAGACAATttcaatttaaagttaaaaaagaaaattttgtgTGTGCCCATGTTTCATTTATTCTTCAG CCTGGTGCAACTGGGGATGACAAAACAAAACCAACTCAATCAAGTGTTCGTGAACTAAGAGGTTTAGGTTTAACACCAGATCTTATTATTTGTAGAAGTACAAAACCATGTTCTAATGTTGAAcaagttaaaagaaaaatatcaacTTTCTGTGATGTAGCTTCAAGACAG gtactGTTTATGCATGATTTGGATTCAATATATAAAGTACCTTTATTTATGGAAAATCAAGGTGCTTTAGAATTTTTACAAGATCGTTTAAATTTCCCTATAAACATGGCTTATAATCGGATTTTTATGAAACAATGGAAAAAACTATCTGACaa aattgacAACtcgcaaaaaataataaaaatagcttTAGTTGGAAAATATACACAACTTACTGATGCATATGCATCAGTTTCTAGATCTTTGATCCATGCTGCTGCTCATATCAATCATAAAGTGGCTATTAca TATGTCGAAGCTGCAAATCTAGAAACAGAAACTAAATTATCAAATCCAGTTGATTACCATGAAGCATGGCAGAAATTATGCCGTAGTGA TGGTGTAATTGTACCTGGAGGTTTTGGTACTAGAGGCGTTGAAGGTAAAATAGAAGCATGCAAATGGTGTCGAGAAAATCGTAAACCATTTTTGGGAATTTGCCTCGGTCTGCAAGTTGCTGTTATTGAATTTGCCAG AAATGTATTGCACTTGGAAAATGCTGATACTACTGAAATAGATTCAAATACCAAATATCCATTGATAATTGAAATGCCTGAACATTGTCCTGAAAATAAAGGTGGAACAATGAGGCTTGGTAAAAGAACAACTGTCTTCAAAAAAGGAAACTCATCTATTATAC ataaacTCTATGGTGGACTTGAAGTAATTGAAGAAAGGCATAGACATCGTTATGAAGTAAACATTGATTATGTAGAACGTCTAGAAAAGGCTGGTTTAAAATTTGTTGGAACCGATACAGAAAAAGTTAGAATGGAAATATGCGAACTTGATGATCATCCTTATTATGTGGCTACACAATTCCATCCAGAATATTTAACCAGGCCTTTAAAACCATCACCTCCATTTTTAGGTTTAATGTTAGCTTCTAGTGGCAAACTTAAATCATATCTTAATAATGAATGTCGGTTTACTCCAGACGAAAGCTGTTCAGAAGATGAATgcaatg ATATATCATTCAAACTTCAAGATCTTATAGTGACTCAatcaaataccaataataaatctGAATGA